From the genome of Candidatus Dormiibacterota bacterium, one region includes:
- a CDS encoding glycosyltransferase family 9 protein, translating into MIDPRGHVRLQTIRPPDRMIADRLRRAARSILLALRAPVLHLSGLFRHRERRPPAPSRVTRLLVLRTDRIGDMALTTPALTDLRAYFRKAEITVLAPTAPIELLRQHPAVDHLVPLTGSRLPEGLAGRFDLVIDFTPDEQLRGALLARATHAHLRAGFRAAGRQACFSLRGPRAERRRHIVDLNRALLDSLGVPAKALRPDLYVSAEERGAAQARLASLGAASPRVAVHPGAFYPSQRWSPESFAAVITALTERTGAACIVLCGPGEEHLADRITAATPDALLTCGIPIRQMMALVSACDLFVGNNSGPLHVAAALGVPTVSVMGPSDPLRFAPRGPADRVVRKELPCSPCNRARCWHHTCLRAIEPEEVCRQAEAALRIRLPREEVL; encoded by the coding sequence ATGATCGATCCCCGCGGGCACGTGCGCCTGCAGACGATCCGTCCCCCCGACCGCATGATCGCCGACCGGCTGCGTCGTGCGGCGCGCTCGATCCTCCTCGCGCTCCGCGCACCCGTCCTGCATCTCTCCGGTCTCTTCCGTCACCGGGAACGTCGTCCACCGGCCCCGTCGCGCGTCACGCGCCTCTTGGTGCTGCGAACCGACCGGATCGGCGACATGGCGCTGACCACCCCCGCCCTCACAGACCTGAGAGCGTATTTCCGCAAGGCCGAGATCACGGTCCTCGCGCCCACGGCGCCCATCGAGCTCCTGCGCCAGCATCCGGCCGTGGACCATCTGGTTCCGCTGACCGGTTCGCGGCTTCCGGAGGGGCTGGCGGGACGGTTCGACCTGGTGATCGATTTCACGCCGGACGAGCAGCTGCGCGGCGCTCTCCTGGCCCGCGCGACCCACGCGCATCTGCGCGCGGGATTCCGGGCGGCGGGACGACAGGCCTGCTTCAGCCTGCGCGGTCCGCGCGCCGAACGACGGCGGCATATCGTCGATCTCAATCGCGCCCTCCTCGACTCGCTCGGTGTTCCCGCGAAGGCGCTCCGGCCGGACCTTTACGTCTCGGCGGAGGAGCGCGGGGCGGCGCAGGCCCGCCTGGCCTCCCTGGGAGCTGCCTCGCCCCGGGTGGCCGTGCACCCCGGGGCCTTCTATCCCAGCCAGCGCTGGTCGCCCGAGAGCTTCGCCGCGGTCATCACCGCACTGACCGAGAGGACCGGCGCCGCCTGTATCGTGCTGTGCGGCCCGGGTGAGGAGCACCTGGCGGATCGAATCACCGCGGCGACGCCCGACGCCCTCCTGACGTGCGGCATCCCCATCCGCCAGATGATGGCCCTCGTCTCGGCATGCGACCTGTTCGTCGGGAACAACTCGGGCCCGCTGCACGTCGCGGCCGCTCTGGGTGTGCCGACGGTGTCGGTCATGGGGCCGAGCGATCCGCTCCGCTTCGCTCCGCGGGGCCCCGCCGACCGCGTGGTGCGCAAAGAGCTCCCCTGCTCCCCCTGCAACCGGGCCCGCTGCTGGCACCATACCTGCCTGCGCGCGATCGAGCCGGAGGAGGTCTGCCGGCAGGCGGAGGCGGCCCTGCGGATCCGCCTGCCGCGGGAGGAGGTGCTGTGA
- a CDS encoding glycosyltransferase, translating into MSPLRVVHLVEALDTGGLEHVVASLARHARERGFEVGVLCAVRAGHVAAEIEAADVRVRVLGATGYRPRDILKAAHALREMGPDIVHSHGHFAGVLGRAAAWWAGIPIAVHHLHTIDTTLRRRHRRLESLLAGVTWRVLCCSRAVAEHARHDLAVPSSLLLIVPNGIDPAPASSEGTARAAIGHPAAPIVGCLGSLAPHKGQAVLLRSLEHLPPDRPLPTIVFIGDGPDRPALESLAASLRRRPRVLFLGERRDARSLLPAFDLLVVPSIAREGFGLAAIEAMDAGIPVVASRVGGLPEVVEDGRTGVLVPPGDAAALARAVTRLLEGPENRRSLGAEGHRRVEERFRAAAMARRVEDLYEEAMHARHAA; encoded by the coding sequence ATGAGTCCGCTCCGGGTCGTCCACCTCGTCGAGGCTCTCGACACCGGGGGGCTGGAGCACGTCGTCGCCTCGCTGGCGCGGCACGCACGCGAACGTGGCTTCGAGGTCGGGGTCCTGTGCGCGGTCCGCGCCGGCCACGTGGCGGCCGAGATCGAGGCGGCGGACGTGCGCGTGCGGGTCCTGGGCGCCACCGGCTACCGTCCGCGGGACATCCTGAAGGCGGCCCACGCTCTCCGCGAGATGGGGCCCGACATCGTCCACTCGCACGGTCATTTCGCCGGGGTCCTGGGACGCGCGGCGGCATGGTGGGCCGGAATTCCGATCGCCGTCCATCACCTGCACACCATCGATACCACGCTGCGGCGAAGACACCGTCGGCTGGAGAGCCTGCTGGCCGGCGTCACCTGGCGCGTCCTGTGCTGCTCAAGGGCCGTGGCCGAGCATGCCCGGCACGATCTCGCTGTTCCGTCGTCGCTGCTCCTGATCGTCCCGAACGGCATCGACCCGGCCCCCGCATCGAGCGAAGGCACGGCCCGGGCGGCCATCGGGCACCCGGCGGCGCCGATCGTCGGGTGTCTCGGTTCTCTTGCACCGCACAAGGGCCAGGCGGTCCTGTTGCGGTCGCTCGAGCATCTGCCGCCCGATCGACCGCTTCCGACGATCGTCTTCATCGGAGACGGTCCCGATCGCCCCGCGCTGGAGTCGCTCGCGGCGAGTCTAAGGCGCCGGCCGCGGGTCCTGTTCCTGGGCGAGCGCCGCGACGCGCGTTCTCTTCTGCCGGCGTTCGACCTGCTCGTCGTCCCTTCCATCGCGCGGGAGGGATTCGGGCTGGCGGCGATCGAGGCGATGGACGCGGGGATCCCGGTGGTGGCGAGCCGCGTCGGCGGTTTGCCCGAGGTCGTGGAGGACGGCAGGACCGGCGTCCTCGTCCCTCCGGGAGACGCCGCGGCCCTGGCGCGCGCCGTGACCCGGCTCCTCGAGGGGCCGGAGAACCGGCGCTCCCTCGGCGCCGAGGGACACCGGCGCGTCGAGGAGCGCTTCCGCGCCGCGGCGATGGCGCGACGCGTCGAGGACCTGTACGAGGAGGCGATGCATGCGCGCCACGCCGCCTGA
- a CDS encoding glycosyltransferase family 4 protein, producing the protein MRATPPEARVAFLSDRSDLFGGGQLSLCELAEALLGTSVRPLVVVPGPGTLSEALQRSGVEWTPIALPAFARGAGWGAIATLVRLRRLVLGRSIDLLHSDSPRTALYGGCAARLSGRRHVFHVRASRPSSVLADRVLVRLSDRIIAVSRAAAARSSPVRDSRRTRVVPTGLPPIDFLTRPQARIRLDLPQDAFVCGVVGRVEEDKGRDEALTAFAAVRRVVPGALLVFLGPVDPGDPWTHTLSLRAAATGMSGAVRLAGARPDGASLLRGFDLLLHPSRHEALPRALIEALFASVPVVAAAVGGVPEIIESTRSGLLVPPRDPEALGRAAAALARDPGARQRLAEAGLARAREVFGIERMVAEILAVYEEILPASPAARVPGSPRQGRGGHTREATP; encoded by the coding sequence ATGCGCGCCACGCCGCCTGAGGCGAGAGTGGCCTTCCTGAGCGACCGCTCCGACCTGTTCGGTGGCGGTCAGCTGAGCCTCTGCGAGCTGGCGGAGGCTCTGCTCGGCACCTCCGTCCGACCCCTGGTGGTGGTCCCCGGACCCGGCACTCTGTCCGAGGCGCTGCAACGCTCGGGTGTGGAGTGGACCCCGATCGCTCTGCCCGCATTCGCCAGGGGCGCGGGGTGGGGGGCGATCGCGACGCTCGTCAGGCTGCGGCGCCTCGTCCTCGGTCGGAGCATCGACCTCCTGCACAGCGATTCGCCCCGTACGGCGCTGTACGGAGGCTGCGCGGCGCGCCTGTCGGGCCGGCGGCACGTCTTCCACGTGCGCGCCTCGCGCCCATCCTCCGTGCTCGCCGACCGTGTCCTGGTCCGGCTGAGCGACCGGATCATCGCGGTGTCGCGCGCCGCGGCCGCGCGCAGCTCGCCAGTGCGCGACTCGCGCAGGACGCGCGTCGTGCCGACCGGTCTGCCCCCCATCGATTTCCTGACGCGCCCGCAGGCGCGGATCCGTCTCGACCTGCCCCAGGACGCCTTCGTCTGCGGCGTGGTCGGACGCGTCGAGGAGGACAAGGGGCGTGATGAGGCCCTCACGGCGTTCGCGGCGGTTCGCCGCGTCGTGCCGGGGGCGCTTCTCGTTTTTCTCGGCCCGGTCGATCCCGGCGACCCCTGGACGCACACGTTGTCGCTGCGCGCCGCGGCGACCGGCATGTCGGGCGCGGTGCGTCTCGCCGGCGCCCGTCCCGACGGGGCGAGCCTTCTGAGGGGCTTCGACCTGCTCCTTCATCCTTCGCGTCACGAGGCTCTTCCACGCGCGCTCATCGAGGCCCTGTTCGCCTCGGTGCCGGTCGTGGCGGCCGCGGTCGGGGGGGTGCCGGAGATCATCGAGTCCACCCGGAGCGGGCTCCTCGTCCCCCCACGGGACCCGGAGGCCCTCGGCAGGGCGGCCGCGGCGCTGGCGCGCGATCCGGGAGCCAGACAGCGGCTGGCCGAGGCCGGGCTCGCGCGGGCCCGCGAAGTCTTCGGCATCGAGAGGATGGTCGCGGAGATCCTGGCGGTTTACGAGGAGATCCTTCCTGCGTCCCCGGCGGCACGGGTGCCCGGCTCGCCCCGCCAAGGACGCGGAGGGCACACGCGGGAGGCGACGCCATGA
- a CDS encoding glycosyltransferase, which yields MRVILSGALNPLFEALPEYLASALRGLGHTVILFDHRAFLLPGRLRARIPLLDRLDRNRLNARLLGLVRRQRPELVIVNQGMVLEGRTIEAIRSEGTRCVNWFSDFPAEFHEGLAVSPCYDAFFLGSSYAARRHREAGHRNAVWLPFGCDPRSHRPEEPGDRADSDLWSRRSSGAVSPEVVFVGSHYPERQILLRFLRGLPVGVWGPGWERAADDPHVAPMIRGGVLRPSTWRLLYARCRVAVNIHYGSFGPEYASGDLANTRVFEILACGAYQVVDRQGDVLRLFTEGQHLAAFSSGEELRAQVEKALRDDHLRESVARRGRAEVLARHTYEHRARRLLNPQATAKDAGLAAGDAVARPAPERGSGPEPRFGAGGGTR from the coding sequence ATGAGAGTCATCCTGTCGGGCGCCCTGAACCCCCTCTTCGAGGCGCTTCCCGAGTACCTGGCGTCGGCCCTCCGCGGGCTGGGGCACACGGTCATCCTGTTCGACCACCGCGCCTTCCTCCTGCCGGGCCGGTTGCGCGCCAGGATTCCGCTCCTGGACCGGCTGGACCGCAATCGTCTCAACGCGCGTCTGCTCGGGCTCGTCCGCCGCCAGCGCCCCGAGCTCGTGATCGTGAACCAGGGAATGGTCCTCGAGGGCCGGACGATCGAGGCGATCCGCAGCGAGGGGACGCGTTGCGTCAACTGGTTCTCCGACTTCCCGGCCGAGTTCCATGAAGGGCTCGCGGTCTCCCCGTGCTACGACGCCTTCTTCCTCGGTTCGTCCTATGCCGCGAGGCGTCATCGTGAAGCCGGGCATCGCAACGCGGTGTGGCTGCCGTTCGGCTGCGATCCCCGCTCGCATCGACCCGAAGAGCCGGGCGATCGGGCGGACTCGGACCTTTGGTCACGCCGATCATCCGGTGCCGTGAGCCCCGAGGTCGTCTTCGTCGGATCGCACTACCCCGAGCGCCAGATCCTGCTCCGTTTCCTGCGCGGACTGCCGGTGGGTGTCTGGGGACCGGGCTGGGAGCGCGCGGCGGACGACCCCCATGTGGCCCCGATGATCCGCGGAGGCGTGCTCCGGCCGTCCACGTGGCGGCTGCTCTACGCGCGCTGCCGCGTGGCCGTGAACATTCACTACGGCTCGTTCGGGCCGGAGTATGCCTCGGGCGATCTCGCCAACACGCGGGTATTCGAAATCCTCGCCTGCGGCGCCTACCAGGTGGTCGATCGCCAGGGGGACGTCCTGCGGCTGTTCACCGAAGGACAACACCTGGCGGCGTTCTCATCCGGGGAGGAGCTGCGGGCGCAGGTGGAGAAGGCCCTGCGAGACGACCACCTGCGCGAAAGTGTGGCTCGCCGCGGGCGCGCCGAGGTCCTCGCCCGGCACACGTACGAGCACCGGGCCCGCAGGCTTCTCAATCCCCAGGCCACGGCCAAGGACGCCGGTCTCGCGGCCGGTGACGCGGTGGCGAGACCCGCTCCGGAGCGAGGGTCCGGGCCCGAGCCCCGATTCGGGGCCGGGGGGGGGACGAGATGA
- a CDS encoding class I SAM-dependent methyltransferase, whose translation MFDRSSRGADQEHATVRCSACALVFVDPVPPCAVDHASYGAAYYEPWQERREERARIRMWRRRLRLLEARRGRGALLDAGCGDGLFLKVARDAGWTVEGIEFSPEGARRSSQRLGRPVAVGDLAAVSGLRGPFDVVTLWHVLEHLVSPTNLLDAARGRLRAGGLLVAAVPNLDNLPMRAAYRVARGRPLPLYEEGAREPHLSHFSPFTLREVLRRRGFESIEIRADLCALTPAKRAIDAVAFCLSPLCGRLLTDAIVAFARRPR comes from the coding sequence ATGTTCGATCGGTCCTCCCGGGGAGCCGACCAGGAGCACGCGACCGTTCGCTGCTCCGCCTGCGCGCTGGTGTTCGTCGACCCGGTGCCGCCTTGCGCCGTGGACCATGCCTCGTACGGTGCCGCGTATTACGAGCCCTGGCAGGAGCGGCGGGAGGAACGGGCCCGGATCCGGATGTGGCGCCGGCGTCTGCGTCTGCTCGAGGCGCGCCGGGGAAGGGGCGCTCTCCTGGACGCGGGATGCGGCGACGGTCTGTTCCTGAAAGTGGCGCGCGACGCCGGCTGGACCGTCGAGGGGATCGAGTTCTCGCCCGAAGGAGCGCGCCGATCCTCGCAGCGACTCGGCCGTCCCGTGGCGGTGGGTGATCTGGCGGCCGTGTCCGGGCTGAGAGGGCCCTTCGACGTCGTGACACTGTGGCACGTGCTGGAGCACCTGGTCTCCCCCACGAACCTGCTGGACGCCGCGAGGGGGCGCCTGCGTGCGGGAGGTCTCCTGGTCGCGGCGGTGCCGAACCTCGACAACCTGCCGATGCGCGCCGCCTACCGCGTCGCGCGCGGGCGGCCCCTGCCCCTCTACGAGGAGGGCGCGCGGGAGCCTCACCTCAGTCACTTCAGCCCGTTCACGCTGCGCGAGGTCCTGCGACGGCGAGGGTTCGAGTCGATCGAGATTCGCGCCGACCTGTGCGCGCTCACCCCTGCGAAGCGGGCGATCGACGCAGTCGCCTTCTGCCTCTCGCCGCTCTGCGGGCGGCTCCTGACTGACGCCATCGTCGCATTCGCGCGGAGGCCGCGATGA